The DNA sequence CTGCGATGACTACGGGCACGAACACCGCCGAGATCCGGTCGGCCAGGCGCTGGAGCGGTCATTTGCCCATCTGGGCGGCGGTGACCAGGCGCGCGATCTGCGCGAGCTGCTTATCGGAGCCCACTCGGGTGGTGCGCACCACGAGGCGGCCACCGGCGTTCACGGTCGCGCCGACGACCGCGTCCCCCGGGGCAACTTCGACGGGCACGCTCTCGCCGGTGAGCAACGACGCATCGATCGCCGAGCTCCCTTCCTCGACGACCCCGTCGGTGGCGATCTTCTCGCCCGGTCGGACCACGAAGCGGTCGCCGACGACGAGCTGCTCGATCGGTACCCGGACCTCTCGGCCGTCGCGGAGCACCGCGACGTCCTTCGCGCCGAGCTCCAGCAGGGCGCGCAACGCCGCGCCGGAACGCCGCTTGGCGCGGGCTTCGAAGAAACGTCCGGCGAGGATGAACACCGTCACCGCGGTTGCTACTTCGAGGTAGATCTCGTGCTGACCTCCGCCGCGACCCGGTGTGAGATCGAAGCTCATCGTCATGCCCACATCGCCGGCGTCACCGAAGAACAGTGCGTAGAGCGACCACGAGAACGCCGCCAGCGTCCCGATCGAGATCAGCGTGTCCATCGTCGCGGTCGCGTGCCGAAGGTTCACCCATGCTGCACGGTGAAACGGCCACGCGCCCCACACGACGACCGGGGCCGCCAACGTGAGTGAGAGCCACTGCCAGTTGCGGAACTGGAGGGCCGGGATCATCGCGAGCAGCACCACCGGGATCGTGAGCACCGTGCTGACGAGCAGTCGGTCGCGCAGCGACCGGGCGGCCCGGGCATCCTTGTCGTCGTCTGTCGAGGCCTGCTCGGCGATGTCGGGTCCGGGTACCGAAGCGCCGTAGCCGGCGGCCTCGACCTGTGCGATCAGCTCGTCCGGGGTGACATCCGAGGAGAGCGTCACGAGTGCCTTCTCGGTGGCGAAGTTCACCGACGCGCTGACGCCATCCATGCGATTGAGCCGCTTCTCGATTCGCGCCGCGCACGACGCGCACGTCATCCCGCCGATCTCGAGCTCGACGCGGCCACCTTCGACATTGGCTGTGGTCATCGCAGGTGCTCCGTGTGCCGAGGCGGCGCGTCATCGACCGGTCCGACCGCGGTTCCGATCCCCAGCCCCGCCGCGAACACCGCGACGAGGAGCAGCGCGAACAAGACCAGCCTGACGGCGACGTTCAACTCACGACCTCGTATCCCGCCTCGCCGACGGCGGCGCGCACGGCCGCGTCGTCCACCGGTTCCGCGCTGATGACCGTTACTTCGCCCGACGACAGGTCGACGTCGACCGCCGACACACCGGCAACGCGGCCGACCTCGTCGCTGACCGCGCGCACGCAATGGTCGCAGGTCATTCCGCTCACGTGATACATCGCGGTGGCCATCGCGTACTCCTTCAGGTCCTGAGCAGGCGCTCGACGGCTGCAGTTGCCTCGGTCAGCTTCTCGTCGGCGTCTCGCCCGCCACCGGCCACCGCATCGGCGACGCAGTGGCGGAGGTGATCGTCGAACATTCCGACCGCCACGCTCTGCAGCGCCTTGGTCGCGGCGGAGATCTGTGTGAGGACATCGATGCAGTAGCGGTCTTCCTCGACCATCTGCTGCAGCCCCCGCAACTGTCCCTCGATCCGGCGGAGCCGACGCAGCAGGTCGTCCTTCTTCATGCTGTATCCAGCCATCCGTACACTATACCCCCGCAGGGTATAGCGGGTCGCTCCGAAAGTCAGTCGAGCGACTCCTGGTACACGAGGGCAGTGCCGTCGAGCACGACCGTTCCGTCCTGGTTGGTGATCGTGGTGCGCAGCGTGCAGATCGGTTTGTCGTCGCGCAGTTCGAGTACCTCGGCGACGGCGGTGATCTCGTCACCCGGCTTGACCGGCGCGCGAAAGTTCCAGTCGACGTGCAAGAACACGCTCCCCGGACCCGGCAGGTCCTCGGCAACGAGCGCGTTCAGCAGTCCGGACGTCACGCCTCCCTGCACGATGATGCCGCCGAACCGGCTCCGCGTGGCCAGCTGCTCGTCGTAGTGCAACGGGTTTCGGTCGCCTGTGATCTCGGTGAACAGCTCGATGTCGCGCGCAGTCACCCTCCGGGTTCGCGTCGCGGTCTGCCCAACGTGCACGACGGAAGACTCCCACAGTCCGGCACGTGCTCACCGGCGCCTGACGCGCAGCGTGGAGGCGAGCTTGCGGAGCGACTTCGTGTTCCGCGTGGTCCAGGGACGCCCGAGGGCTTTGGTCAGCACCGAGCTCTTGACGCTCGAGTCGGTGACGCCGCCGCGGATCAGCCAGTGCAGCTCCGTGCCGTGGACCTCGAATCGGTCCTGGTCGTTGCTCAGCGCTTCGGTCGCCTTCTTCGCCGCGGCCGTCGGCGCCCGACGCAGGAACGCGACCAGGTGGGTCTCGCCGCCGGCAATCGGTCCGAACGGCTCGAGCGCGGCGACTTTGGCGACCGCGCCCGCCGTCCGCACGAACGTGGGGACGGGGTAGCCCAGCTGCTCGGCGAGATGGGCGTCGATCCTCAACTCCAGTGGAGCGGCCTTGCCGGCCGCCTCGAAGATCACGTTGCCGCTCGCGATGAACGTGCTCACCGCGGTGAACCCGAGCGCTTCGAACTCCGCGCGTAACGAGTCCATCGTCATTCGGTGCCCACCGACGTTGATCCCGCCCAGGAACGCGACATATCTGGTCTTCGGGAGGTCGGACGAGCGGTGACCTCGCTCGGGTCTGGCCGAGTGGACGACCTACTCGGGTTCCCGCGAGATCTGACCGATCAACGGGGTGTCGATCCGTGCGCGTGACTCGATGCACGGTGGCTCGTAGCGATCAGTTTCCGAGCTGGCGTTCGTCATCGTCAGCCTCCTGCTCGGTGTGGACTGTACCAGCGCGCGAGCGCAACCGCGAGCTGACGCCATGGGCCGCCTCCTCTCGTGCGGTCCGGTCGGTCCGGGCCATGCACGTGAGCGCGATCGTCACGTCGTCGTGGTTCTCGACCCAGTGGAACGTGAAGGCCGGTATCACCAGGCCCTGCCCGGCGTGGAGGACGCGCTGCTCGCACACGTCGGGGTGGACGTCGGCGCGAGGCTGCCCCGGTTCCATGCCGTGCCCGATCTGATGTCGAGCGACCTCGGGATCTGCGAACGTTCCCGTTCCCACGGTCTTTGTGCCGCAAATCTGCAGGAGCAGGTGGTGATCGCGGTCGAAGTGGACCGGAACGGTCATTCCCGGCGCGGCGACGAACGCCTTGAGGTCCTCGGCGAGGATTCGTTCCCCCCGTGCGCGCACCATGAGCTCGAACCGGCGGATGTCGACGCGGCGCAGGAGCGCCGCGTACTCGGGCAACCGCGCGAGCGCGCCGAGCCGGACCCAACACGCGGTCGTGGTGACGCTCCGAACGGCCTCGCCGGGTCGCCCCTTGAGCGGCCAGTACCGGCGGTCGGGAGCGATTCGATCGGCGACGACACCCCGTCGGGTCACGTTCTTCGCGGTCAAGCGGTCGGCCGCGTCCGCCAAGGCGTCGAGCGACAAGAGCGGCTCATCGCTCAGCGAGTGTTCGACGCGCGTCGTCGTGCCGGGGGCCAGCGCCGTCACGTGAACACCGCCTTCACCTCGAGGAATTCCTCGAGCCCGTACGTTCCGTTCTCGCGCCCGAGGCCCGACTGCTTGTACCCGCCGAACGGCGCGCCGCGGAAACCTCGGCCGCCGTTGACGCGCACCTGGCCTGCGCGGATCTTGCGCGCGACGCGCTGCGCGCGCTCCTCGCCACCGGACACCGCGCCGAAGAGCCCGTACACGGTGTCGTTCGCGATCTCGATCGCTTCTTCCTCGGTGTCGTACGGCAAGATCGACAGGACCGGCCCGAAGATTTCCTCCCGGGCGATGATCATGTCGCGGGTGACGCTCGAGAACACGGTGGGCTTCACGAAGTACCCGATCGTGAGACCGTCAGGTGGCTCCGCGCCACCGGTGACGAGCGTCGCGCCTTCGGCGATCCCCTGTTCGATGTAGCCGCGCACGCGACCGAGCTGTACCGACGAGATCAGTGGGCCGAGGTGCGTCTCGTCCGAGAACGGATCACCGACGGTGTACGACTCGGCGGTTTCGCGTGCGATCTGCTCGACTTCGGCCAGCCGTGACCGCGGCACGAGCATGCGTGTGAGCGCGTCGCACGTCTGGCCGGAGTTCTCGTACGCCGCGTCGACACCGTCGGCGACGGCGCTCGGGAAGTCGGCATCGTCGAGGATGACGAACGGTGACTTGCCGCCGAGCTCGAGCGCGACCTTCTTGATGGACTGCGCGGCGAGCTCGGCGACGCGCCGACCGGCGCGGGTCGAGCCGGTGAACGACACCATGTCGACATCGGGATGCGCGGCGAGTGCTTCTCCGACGACCGGTCCGAGACCGCTGACGAGGTTGAACACCCCGGCAGGGAAGCCGATCTCGTCGATGATCTCGGCGAGGATGAACGCGTTGACCGGCGCGACCTCGGACGGCTTGAGCACCACGGTGCAACCGGCTGCAAGCGCGTACGCGACCTTCGCGCCGATCTGGTTGAGCGGGTAGTTCCACGGCGTGATGCAACCGACCACGCCGACTGGCTCGCGCACGACGAGCCCGTTCCGGGTGTCCTCGAACGCGAACGTCGCGGCAAGTTCCGCAGCCGCCGAGAAGCCCGAGATGCCGCCTCCCACCTGGGCCGTCAGCGCTTGGTGCTTCGGCATCCCGACTTCGTGGGCGATGACCGTGGCGATCTCGTCGCGCCGTGCTTTCAACGTGTGGGCGACGCGTCGAAGGAGCTTGCCGCGCTCGGCCGCCGGCTGTTCCGACCACTCCGGGAATGCGGCCTTGGCCGCGGCCACAGCGCGGTCGATGTCAACGGGATCGCCGGCAGGGATCGTCGCGAACACTTCCTCGGTAGTCGAGTCGGTCACATCGAGCGTGCCATTCCCGTGTGGCGCGGCCCACGCACCGTCGATGTAGAGCTTCTCGTACTCCATGTCAGAACGCGTGCATGCAGTCCGACAGTGACTCCACCAGGTGGCCGATGTCGTCGCTGGTGAGCGCGTTGTGCGACGAGAGCGAGAGCCCGTGGTCCATCACCAGGTCGGCGTTGGGCAGGCCGCCGTCGGGGGCCCGGTGCGCGATGTGCGCGAACCCGGGCTGGCGCAGGATGTTGCCGGTCCACACCATGCGGGAGGGTACGTCGCGCTCGAGGAAGAACTCCTGCACCGCGGTTCGGTCGATGCCGTCGGCGAGCACGAACGGGTAGCGCATCCACGTGGTCTCGAGCTCCGGGATGGTGCGCGGCCGCACCACCTTGTCCTCGTGCTTGGCGAGCACTTCGTCGAGCAGCGCGAAGTTGTGCCGACGCCGGGCATTGAAGTCGTCGAGCTTGTCGAGTTGCACGAGGCCGTACGCGGCCATGATCTCGGACGGCTCGAAGTTGTAGCCCATGTCGTCGAACACGAAGACCATGTCGTAGGGGGTGCCGTCGTCGAGCTCGCCGAAGCGCGGGTTGGAGCCCTTGTTGGTGCCGAACAGGAACTTCTCGGAGCGCCGGCCCCAGCGGCGGCGCACGAGCGTCCGATCGAACCACTCGGGGTTGTCGACCGCGATCAATCCGCCGTTTCCCGCGGCGGTGATCGCGTGCCCGCGGGCGAAGCTCGTGACCGAGATGTCGGCGCGCAAGCCGGTCCGCGTCCCGCGCAGGTGGGTGTCGAGCACGTCGCAGCTGTCTTCCACGACGAGGAGGCCGTGGCGATCGGCGATGTCGCGGATCGCGTCCCAGTCGGGGCAGTTGCCCACCAGGTTCGGTGTGAGGATGGCCCTGGTGCGGGGACCGATCATCGCTTCGATCTTCGTGACGTCGATCTGGAAGGTGTCGGGTTCCACGTCGACGAAGGCCGGGATGATGCCGTTGCGCACAAGGGGCGCGATGTCGCTGGAGAAGGTGAGCGGAGAGGTGATCACCTCGTCGCCCGGCTCACAGCCGAGCAGGTCGACGGCGAGCCAGCAGGCCGACGTGCCGCTGTTCACCATCACCCCGTACTGGTGGGCGAGCAACTCGGCACCGCGTCGCTCGAACTCCTCGACGTTCGGGCCGAGTTGGAGCGTGCCGGACCGCAGGACCTCCACGACCGCCGCGATCTCGCGTTCGTCGTGGACCGGGCCGGCCTCGGTGATCTGGTGACGCCGGACATCGCTCATGCGGGCTCCTTCATCGCTCCCGGCCGATGAGTCTGTCACGCAACGCGGCGCGGCGAATCTGACCGGTCGCGGCGGTGTGCGGCAGTTCGCCGACCGCGACGATCACGCGCGGGTGCTTGTGACTGGCCAACCTCGATGCGAGGTGCGCGCGCAGCTCCTCGACGGTCGGAGCCATGGCACCGGGTCGCAGGACGATCGCCGCGTACACCAACTCGCCCCACCGGTCGTCCGGCAATCCGACAACACCCACTTCGGCGACGGCTGGGTGCGTGAGGATGGCGGCCTCTACTTCGACGGGCGCGATCCACTCGCCCCCCGACCGGATTCCTTCGGACGAGCGGCCGGTGATCGTGAGGTAGCCGTCGGCGTCTTGCGTCGCGAGGTCGCCGGTGTGGAACCAACCGTCGGCGTCGATCGCCACTGCGGTCGCGTCGGGTCGATCGAGGTAGCCGGAGAACATCGTGGGGCCGCGCAGCAGCAGCTCACTCTCGTCATCGATCTGGGCCTCGACGGCGGGAGGCGGTAACCCGACACTCGAGGGCTTCGCGTAGAGATCGGCATCGGCCAGCACCGCGCCCCTGCCTATTTCCGTCGAGCCGTAGGCCACCGACGTCCATGAGCCCGGGAAGCGCGCTTTCAGCGCGTCGACAAGACCGAGGTCGACACGCGAGGTACCGGTGAGCACCTCGCGCAGCGAGGACGCGTCGTAGCGCGCGCCGTCGTCGAGGATGCGCTGCCAAACGGCCGGGATGCCGTACAGCGTGCTCGCGCGCCGGCGCTCGACCGCCGCGAGCAGTTCGTGCGCGTCGGCGCGGTGCACGAGATGGACGGGCCGATCCACCGCCCACGCGTGCTCGAGGAAGTACCAGCCGGCCATGTGGAACAGGCCGAACATCACGACTTCTCCATTGCGCCCAGGTGAACCGTCTTCGGCCTCTCGAGCGACGGCGCGCAGCCAGCTCGCGCGATGTGAAAGCAATGCGGCCTTCGGCGCGCCGGTCGACCCGCTGGTCAGGAAGATCGCACATGCATCCTCCGTGTTGCCGACGCGCGGGAGCGGTGTGGTCGCGGCGCCCTGGAGCCAGTCGACGGTGGTGGTGACGACATCCAAGCCGAGCGGGCCCGCGATCGACCGCGCGAGGTCTTCGTAGGTCGGATGCGCGACAACGATGCGCGGTCGGAGGTACTCGATCGCGCTCGTCGCCTCGGTTTCGGTGAAACCGGGGTTGATCGGTGCGAGCGCGGCGCCGAGCTTCGTCACGCCGTAGCAGAGCTCGAGCGCGGCGAGATCGGTGGGTCCCCACCACACGACCCGGTCGAGGGGCGCGACGCCTTCGCCCGCCAGCCGGTGAGCGGCCCGGTTGGAGCCCGAGCTGAGCTCGGCCAACGTTCGTTGGTCGTCACCGAGTGTTGCGGCGAGCTGCGTGGGCGCGAGACGAGCCGCGCGGGTGAGGATGTCGTGGATCCGAACGTCCACGTTCAGAGCGAAACGCCCGCGAGCCGGGTATCCCGGCTCGCAGTCGAGCGACCCATGTTTTGGCGCGCGCGCAGCTCGCCCAGCGGGTAGGCGGTGGTCATCTGGTCGCGCTGGTACTCGGCGCCCTGGTCAGCAGGGACCGACCAGCCGGTGGGGCACATCGTGAGGATCTCGACCAGTGAGAAGCCCTCGCCGGCGAGCTGCGACTCGAAGGCTTGGCGCAGATAGCGGCGCGTGCGTGAGACGGCGTTCGGCCGGTCGACCGCGCCGCGCGCGACGTAGGCGACGCCCGGGAACTGCGCGACGATGTCGGCGATCGGGATCGGGTAGCCGTAGTCGGCCGGCGCGCGCCCGGATACATCGGTCTTCGTGCGTTGGCCCACGGTGGTGGTCGCGGTCATCTGACCACCGGTGTCGCCGAAGACGCCGTTGTCGAGCAGGAGGCAGGTGATCGACTCGCCCCGCGCCGCGATGTGCAGCACTTCGGCGAGTCCTTCCGACACCATGTCACCGTCGCCCTGGAGCGTGTAGATCGCGCGGTCCGGCAGCATGCGCTTCATCCCTGTGGCCACCGCGGGCGCGCGGCCATGCAAGCACTGGAGGAACTCGACGTCGGCGGTGGTGATGATCTGCGTGTAGCAACCGTGGCCGACGACGCCGATCGACCGGTCGACCAGATCGAGCTCCTCGAGCACTTCCACCAGCAACCGCCACGCGACGGGGTGGCCGCAGCCCGAGCACAGATGGTGCTCCGTGCTCTGGAGCAGCTCGGGCGCGAACGGGGCCACCTTGCGCGCGCCGGCGAGGTCGACGGGTGTGCCCTCGTTCATCGATCCGCTCCTTCGATCGCCGCGAGGATGCGGGCGCGGATCGCGTCCACACCGAGCAGCTCACCCTGGCGCATGCCCGACTCGTCTTGACTCACGCCACCAATTGAATGGACAGGCACCGCGCCGTTCACCGCGAGCCGCACGTCGTCGACCATCTGCCCGGCGTTCAACTCGTACACCAATACTTGATCGCCGTCGGCGGCGGCGGCCGCGAGAGCAGACGCCGGGAACGGCCAGAGTGTGATCGGACGAAACGTGCCGACCGCGTGGCCCTCGGCACGCAGCACGTCGACGACGTAGTCGACGAACGGACCGGTGGTACCGAACGACACGACGAGGTGGCGGGCACCGGCGAGATGACGGCTCGCATGCCGGGGTTCGACGCGCGCGATCTCGTCGTACTTCTCGGCCACGTCGCGCCAGTGCTGATCGGGACCCGGCCCCGGCGTGTTGTGCTTGCCGAGCCGCCACGTCCAGATCACCTTCGACTTTCCGGTGCCGCCCGAGCTGCCGTCGAGCGCCCACGGCTTGTCCGGTTGGGGAGCCGCGGGACGACCGGGATCGTGTTCGACCGTCATCTGGGTGAAGCCGATGAGGTGGTCGCCGTAGACGATGACCGGCGTGAGCCACTTGTCGGCGAGCTCGAACGCGAGCCGGGTGAGCTCGTCGGCCTCGGTGACGCTGGACGGCGCCAGCGCGATCGTGCGGTAGTCCCCCCAACCGCCGCCGCGCGTGCACTGGAAGTAGTCCTGCTGGCCGCGTCCCATGTTGAACACCACGAGCGGCAGCTCGTTCAGCGCCGCCTCGGCGATCGTTTCCTGCATGAGGGCGACACCCTGTCCGGTGGACCCGGTCGCGGCGCGCGCGCCCGTTGCGGCGGCACCGAGCGCCATGTTCACACCCTCGATCTCGGTGTCGGCCTGGATCATCACGCCACCGACGGGGTCGAGCGCGCGGGCGAACGCGTCGAGCAACCCGGTGAACGGCAGCATCGGGTAGCCGGTGAAGAACCGGCACCCCACGTCGACCGCGGCCTCGGCGATCGCGTCGTAACCCTCGCGGAGCACGAGTGCCACCGTCAGCTCACTCTTTGTTCGACGTGATCGGCTTCGAAGTGATCGAAGCGGTAGACCTCGAACACGTAGTCGGGACAGATGTCTGCACACGCGCGACAACCGGTGCAGCCGTCGAGGAGACGCGGCAGGACGTACCCCTTCGCGTTGCGCTCCTCGGTCATCTCGAGCACGCCCGGCATGCACACCGGGACGCACAGACCACATCCCTTGCAGCGATCGAGTGCCATCAGCACGGTTCCGCGCGGTGTGCGGTGCAGCGGAGCGGTCACGTCGACACTGCGGTCGTGACGAAGTTCGCGCCGGCGTCGAGCGCGGCGAGGTCTGCTTGCAAGGCGGCGACGCGATGCGCGGGCACGAGCTCGGACACCGCGCCGGCGAGGGCTTCGGGGCCCGCGGTGTTGGTGAGCGTGGCGAAGGCGCCGACCAGCACGAGTCCTGCGGCCACCGGCGCGCCGAGCTCGGTTGCCAGTTCACGGGCCGGGACGCGGACGACGCGCCCCGTCCCGTGACCCTCGGGCCAGGCCCAGGCATCGGTGACCACGAGCGGATCGTCGGTGAGGCGCGGCAGCGCGTCGCCGAGGAAGGCCGGGTGCAGCACGATCGCCGCATTGAGGCGGGGCACGATGGGCGGCAGCCCGACGATCGGCTCGTCACGCGTGACGACCGTCGCCTCGGTGCGACCGCCGCGCATCTCGCCGCCGAAATACGAGCTCAACATCACGTGGTGACCGTCGGCAGCGGCCGCCAGGGCGAGCACCTTCGCGCAGAGCTGGATCCCCTGGCCGCCGATCCCGGTGAGGATCACGTCGCGTCGCGCGTCGACTTCCACGAGCCGAGTCTCGGCGTCCTTCGCGCTTTGGTCAAGCGTCCCACCTCGATGACGTCGGGCCAGGTTGATACGGTACCGGGATTCTCGACTGTGTTTCCGAGTAGAGCTTTGCACCACGACAGAAACGGGGAATGACGTGGAATCCTGGCTGGGCCAGTACTGCATCAACATCACCGATCTCGAGAAGACGATCGCGTTCTACGAGGCGATCGGCCTCACGTGCACGAGCCGCACCGACATCCAGGTCGCGAAGGAAGCGATCCTCGAGGACGCGAACGGCAAGGGTGGCAAGATCCAGCTGGCGCAGCAGCTGAAGCAGGAGGGTCCCATCGACATGGGGACCGCGTTCTGGAAGCTCTACGTCAACACCAACGACATCGATCGTATGTACAAGGCGGCGATCGACTTCGGCTGCGGGTCGGTGACGGTGCCGGCGCGCGCCGAGCGGTGGCCGGTGACCGTCGGTTTCGTGAAGGATCCCGACGGCTACCTCGTCGAGTTCGTGCAGCGTCACCCGTGGCTCGACGGTGACGAGACCACACAGGCCTGGGTCGGGCAGTACTGCATCAACGTGACCGACATCGACGCGACGATCAAGTTCTACGAGACGCTGGGTCTCGAGTGCACGAGCCAGACCGACATCGCGGTCGCGAAGGAAGCGATCCTCGAGAACCCCGCCAAGGGCGGCAAGGTCCAGCTCGCGCAGCAACTGAAGCAGGAGGGGCTCATCGACATGGGGACCGCGATGTGGAAGTTGTACGTCCACACCGACAACTGCGAGGGTCTGTACAAGGCGGCGACCGCCGCGGGTTACCGGTCCGTCACGGAGCCGATGAAGCTCGAGCGTTGGAACACCACGATCGCGTTCGTCGCCGACCCCGACAACTATCAGGTGGAGCTGGTCCAGCGGCACCCGGACTGACCGGGTGCGCGAGCACCACCGGTTGTCGTGGACTACCGGAGGGGTGAGAAGTCGGTGGGCGCGAGCATCCGGTTCTCGAGGTGGTGGACGATCGGGCCGTCCTTCTCGGACTCCGCGTACACCTCGAGCCACTCGGGGTCCTGCCGGAACGCGGCCCACGCCGTCTGCCGGGCTGCGAGGTTTTCGTAGCCGAGGATGTACCAGAGCTCGTCGTTGCGGCCACCGATCGCGGTCGTCCAGTAGCCGACGTTCGTCATGCCGTGCTTCTCGAACAGGCGGCACGTGTGGTCACGGAACCGGGCCTGGAGCGCGCCCATGCGCCCGGGATGCGCTCGGTAGATGCGGAGCTCGTAGATCACGTCGTTCCTCCAGAGAGCCGGAAGCGCGCGCACTCTACGGGCTTCGGAAACTGCGGCTGACGGTGTGGGTGAATGCGGCGTACTGTCCGGCTCGACGGCGGCGTACCGGGAGAGGACCCATGACGACGGTCATCGCGCCATTGCGGAGAGCCATTCAGGTAGGCGGTGATCGTACCGCCGTCGTCTGCGGCGACGAGCAGTTCACCTACCTCGAGACCTGGTACCGGTGCCGGCGGCTGGTCGGCGCGCTCCGCGGGCTGGGTCTCGACGCCGGCGACCGTGTCGCGATCGTCGGACCCAACTGCCACCGGTACCTCGAGCTCTACCAGGCCGTGCCCGGAGGGGGCATGGTCGTCGTCCCGCTGAACGCGCGCCACACACAAGCCGAGTTGCGGTACGCGCTCGATGACTCCGGTACGAGGGTGCTCTTCACGTCGGTACACGCCGACTCGCTCCGGGAAACGGTCGAGCACGTCTTCGATCTCGACACGGGGTACGAGGAGCTCATCGCGTCCGCGGAACCCGCGGACCTGCCCGACGATATCGCCGAGAGCGCGCTGGCCGGGCTCTTCTACACCGGCGGCACGACCGGCGCGTCGAAGGGGGTGATGCTCACGCATCGCAACCTCGTGGCCAACGCGATGCACTTCGGGATGTGCTGGCCCTTCACGGCCGACACGCGATGGCTGATCATCGCTCCGCTGTTCCACGCGGCCGGATCGATCGCGGTGCTCAACACGGTGTGGAACGCCGGTCAGCATGTGGTGCTGCCGGCGTTCGATCCGGCGCGGGCGCTCGATCTCATCGCCGAACACGGCATCACCGCCACGCTCGTGGTACCCACCATGTTGGCGGCGATGACCGAGGAACAGCTCACGAATCCGCGCGACGTGTCGTCGTTGCACTACCTGTCGCACGGCGGATCTCCGATCGCCACCGAGACCCTCCGCCGCGCGCACCAGGCGTTTCCCGCCGCGCAGCTCCTGCATGTGTACGGCGCGACCGAGCTCGCTCCGCTTGCGACCACCCTCCTGAACGAGGAGCTGCTGCTCGACACGCCGCAGGCTCGGTCGTGTGGTCAGCCGACGGTCGGTGTCGAGGTCACGGTCGTCGACGAAGGCGGCGCGCGCGTACCGGTTGGGGAGGTCGGCGAGGTCGCGGTGCGCGGGCCGAACGTGATGTCAGGCTACTGGAACAAGCCGACCGAGACCGCGGCCGCGCTCGTCGACGGCTGGTACCGCACCGGAGATCTCGGCTACCAGGATCGCGAGGGCTATCTGTTCCTCGTCGACCGCGCCAAGGACATGATCGTCAGCGGCGGTGAGAACGTGTACAGCACCGAGGTGGAAGAGGCGCTCTACCGTCATCCGGCGGTTGGGGAAGCGGCGGTGTTCGGCATTCCCGACGCGCGCTGGGGCGAAGCCGTGCATGCCGTGGTCGTCCCCCGTGCCGAGGTCAATGCCGACGAGCTCATCGCGCACTGTCGTGAGCTCATTGCCGGCTACAAGGTGCCCAAGGCCATCGACGTGCGCACCGAGCCATTGCCGAAG is a window from the Acidimicrobiia bacterium genome containing:
- a CDS encoding VOC family protein — protein: MESWLGQYCINITDLEKTIAFYEAIGLTCTSRTDIQVAKEAILEDANGKGGKIQLAQQLKQEGPIDMGTAFWKLYVNTNDIDRMYKAAIDFGCGSVTVPARAERWPVTVGFVKDPDGYLVEFVQRHPWLDGDETTQAWVGQYCINVTDIDATIKFYETLGLECTSQTDIAVAKEAILENPAKGGKVQLAQQLKQEGLIDMGTAMWKLYVHTDNCEGLYKAATAAGYRSVTEPMKLERWNTTIAFVADPDNYQVELVQRHPD
- a CDS encoding NIPSNAP family protein → MIYELRIYRAHPGRMGALQARFRDHTCRLFEKHGMTNVGYWTTAIGGRNDELWYILGYENLAARQTAWAAFRQDPEWLEVYAESEKDGPIVHHLENRMLAPTDFSPLR
- a CDS encoding AMP-binding protein: MTTVIAPLRRAIQVGGDRTAVVCGDEQFTYLETWYRCRRLVGALRGLGLDAGDRVAIVGPNCHRYLELYQAVPGGGMVVVPLNARHTQAELRYALDDSGTRVLFTSVHADSLRETVEHVFDLDTGYEELIASAEPADLPDDIAESALAGLFYTGGTTGASKGVMLTHRNLVANAMHFGMCWPFTADTRWLIIAPLFHAAGSIAVLNTVWNAGQHVVLPAFDPARALDLIAEHGITATLVVPTMLAAMTEEQLTNPRDVSSLHYLSHGGSPIATETLRRAHQAFPAAQLLHVYGATELAPLATTLLNEELLLDTPQARSCGQPTVGVEVTVVDEGGARVPVGEVGEVAVRGPNVMSGYWNKPTETAAALVDGWYRTGDLGYQDREGYLFLVDRAKDMIVSGGENVYSTEVEEALYRHPAVGEAAVFGIPDARWGEAVHAVVVPRAEVNADELIAHCRELIAGYKVPKAIDVRTEPLPKSGAGKVLKRELRAPYWEGAEVQVGAT